A genomic region of Macaca thibetana thibetana isolate TM-01 chromosome 14, ASM2454274v1, whole genome shotgun sequence contains the following coding sequences:
- the LOC126935284 gene encoding protein BRICK1-like: MAGQEDPVPQEIHQDWPNREYIEIITSNIKKIADFLNSFDMSCRSRLATLNEKLTALERRIEYIEARVTKGETLT; this comes from the coding sequence ATGGCGGGACAGGAGGATCCAGTGCCGCAGGAGATTCACCAGGACTGGCCTAACCGGGAGTACATTGAGATAATCACCAGCAACATCAAGAAAATCGCGGACTTTCTCAACTCGTTCGATATGTCTTGTCGTTCAAGACTTGCAACACTAAACGAGAAATTGACAGCCCTTGAACGGAGAATAGAGTACATTGAAGCACGGGTGACAAAAGGTGAGACACTCACCTAG